One genomic region from Magallana gigas chromosome 3, xbMagGiga1.1, whole genome shotgun sequence encodes:
- the LOC105332001 gene encoding anillin isoform X1 yields the protein MSETHQEVCDSSFEELANKTIEDIDKSPSDLGSFEEIAVESFQELEKYNDAKLSSGDLQRLLEKTRQRREVLNQKLGKTPEATPRKRILEQNQARENVPAVSITSKDGSPGKRQCVRGEENMVHPDTPAINGVKSRMQALNKQREQFSEKDSEMVDISNEPAMQKVTTIRREAAVAFKENIEETTTSTGRRGRFAHLAQAINNWEDDLSHPTIHKPEEPKPRWQPPKPATEAPPAKPPRVEADPSPPQQSVKPPPAPPAPAAPSPKKTYAPQPPTAQSSASSKLPTNSVCKSVLDRTKVSKEKTEDPTTKSVSERLNTWKASETPKKEKQVDPSQQPVSAKKAVWEQKISTPTATVSKVHQPVRQMATPVSDKPPLPKPQSSETQNPNVTAAQPEVRVEKDDPAAQPVSARMASWQQRTSESTPRKEEEPTAYSVTARMSAWEEMSSSNKVSYIKKVDPGSVSPGKKSPVKAPVFGSAKKPTPVKAIGQTSENKAVTPTKAVKDHLMQKAGHIKASMDSPQQTGGNPGKIGSATKMMQQKLFEQATHGKTADVAEKLRRERMEEVQKIQHRHDNGILKEGRPEKTPSDTEDQKLTSDLGNNRREAIRAKARAEFERKLAAMGFELSDDNSDASYDFNGKKGQEQPGSQAKPQVAPASQNAKSKPSPSIYRLISQKRNEKPSMSGDTDRRSDDSFDSTEDEELYTRRPQSSTQEEEATTDDGMQRLPSDSESDVGPQARQPVFEEESDCDDVSFSAFVPASVRRQSVLPSGPHQESEPMENRPKPSVNPVAPVPSSYRSGSNLVGYQQQSSSSSLESTSSEQSSYSSDSRRYSVGDDTSDSAEINDLLDDAMSDEEEEAHGANKPRVAPRKRRSHMMATSEDNAGNLVYSVSMYRSRRYLHEPNSPKKKIIRNREFEDSIREEEIEMPTQLPPEVERKSIQERIQELQELVSQEQSVIMQTSNALNQCCSSNSYFQGSPEQVECNRLLLIACQKRQAYLTEIQRLKETGCLDPPGSGPRGSLTISDIRLPLKKEFVTKIGTASDNTVHYFLLLIRNHAQVIVTQMLSTHDPMMRGSLDFPNLIKIHGICGNFKLNLEIYSMSISREAIKDKKRKTPKKLPKGHLVPDYYLAPSPGGPTAVRTTSFTLITTLPITMRALDKTCFTLERIPYLSPLHGTIYMRLKCLMEQNVEERGFLTMFEDVSGFGAWHRRWSALQGNKLCFWKYPDEETRKEPMGIIDLKRCVTEKVGLIPRDICARPNTFELVTVRQPRRGEEDTLVSKTYNTMTSIRHMISADTKEERINWCNKINRALANIRTWHSDALRPIKMPTTKE from the exons atgtctGAAACTCATCAAGAAGTGTGTGATTCCTCGTTTGAAGAGCTTGCAAATAAAACGATTGAGGATATTGATAAATCGCCATCAGATTTGGGATCTTTTGAGGAAATAGCAGTGGAGTCTTTTCAGGAGCTTGAAAAGTACAATGATGCAAAACTTTCGTCAGGCGATCTGcag AGGCTGCTGGAGAAAACAAGACAACGCAGGGAAGTATTGAACCAGAAGCTGGGAAAGACACCAGAGGCTACTCCAAGGAAGCGTATATTGGAGCAGAATCAGGCCAGAGAAAATGTACCAGCTGTGTCCATCACCTCAAAAGATG GTTCTCCAGGTAAGAGACAGTGTGTCCGTGGGGAGGAGAATATGGTGCACCCTGACACACCGGCCATTAATGGGGTCAAATCCAGAATGCAGGCCCTGAACAAACAGAGGGAACAGTTCTCAG AAAAAGATTCAGAAATGGTTGATATATCTAATGAACCAGCCATGCAGAAAGTTACTACGATTCGGAGAGAGGCTGCGGTAGCCTTCAAGGAAAATATTGAAGAGACTACGACATCCACTGGCAGAAGGGGGCGATTTGCTCATCTAGCTCAAGCTATCAACAATTGGGAGGATGATCTTAGTCATCCAACAATTCA taaaccaGAGGAACCCAAACCAAGATGGCAACCACCAAAGCCTGCTACTGAGGCACCTCCTGCTAAACCCCCTAGAGTGGAGGCCGACCCCAGTCCTCCTCAGCAGTCAGTGAAGCCTCCACCAGCACCACCTGCCCCGGCAGCCCCCTCCCCAAAGAAAACATATGCCCCACAACCCCCTACTGCACAATCCTCTGCATCCAGTAAATTGCCAACCAACAGTGTATGCAAATCTGTGCTTGACAGAACTAAAGTTTCTAAAGAGAAAACTGAAGACCCAACCACTAAATCTGTTTCTGAGAGACTAAACACCTGGAAGGCCTCTGAAACTCCCAAAAAG GAGAAGCAAGTAGATCCATCACAGCAGCCAGTTTCTGCCAAGAAGGCAGTGTGGGAACAAAAGATATCAACACCCACTGCTACAGTCAGTAAAGTGCACCAGCCTGTCAGACAGATGGCTACCCCAGTGTCTGATAAACCACCACTTCCCAAACCACAGTCCTCAGAGACACAGAATCCTAATGTAACGGCAGCACAACCAGAGGTGCGAGTGGAGAAGGATGACCCTGCTGCTCAGCCCGTGTCAGCCAGGATGGCATCTTGGCAGCAGAGAACGTCAGAGTCTACCCCAAGGAAAGAAGAGGAGCCTACTGCATACTCTGTCACAGCTAGAATGTCAGCATGGGAGGAAATGTCGTCCAGTAACAAAGTCTCTTATATCAAGAAGGTGGACCCTGGCAGTGTCTCTCCGGGGAAGAAATCTCCAGTTAAAGCCCCTGTGTTTGGTAGTGCCAAAAAGCCTACTCCGGTGAAAGCCATTGGCCAGACCTCAGAAAACAAAGCGGTCACACCAACAAAGGCTGTTAAGGATCACTTGATGCAGAAAGCTGGTCACATCAAGGCATCAATGGATAGCCCACAGCAGACAGGAGGCAATCCAGGAAAGATTGGCAGTGCCACAAAAATGATGCAGCAGAAACTGTTTGAGCAGGCTACTCATGGCAAAACAGCAGATGTGGCTGAAAAGCTAAGACGAGAAAGGATGGAAGAAGTACAGAAAATTCAGCATCGGCATGACAACGGTATATTGAAAGAGGGAAGACCAGAAAAG ACTCCAAGTGACACTGAGGACCAAAAACTGACTTCAGACTTAGGAAACAACAGACGGGAAGCGATTCGAGCCAAAGCTAGAGCTG AGTTTGAGAGAAAGTTAGCTGCAATGGGATTTGAACTTTCAGATGACAACAGTGATGCCTCTTATGATTTCAATGGAAAGAAAGGACAAGAGCAGCCTGGGTCTCAGGCTAAACCCCAGGTGGCGCCTGCCTCCCAGAATGCCAAGAGCAAACCCTCACCCAGCATATACCGCCTGATATCACAGAAGAGGAATGAGAAACCTAGTATGTCTGGAGACACTGACAGGAGATCAGATGACAGTTTTGACAGCACAGAGGACGAGGAGCTATACACAAGAAGACCGCAGTCCTCCACACAGGAAGAGGAAGCTACCACAGATGATGGGATGCAGAGACTGCCTAGCGACTCAGAGAGTGATGTTGGCCCTCAAGCCCGGCAGCCTGTGTTTGAAGAAGAGTCTGACTGTGATGATGTGAGTTTTAGTGCTTTTGTTCCCGCCTCTGTCCGGCGACAGAGCGTACTGCCAAGTGGTCCTCATCAGGAGTCGGAACCTATGGAAAACAGGCCCAAGCCCTCAGTCAATCCTGTTGCTCCTGTTCCTTCCAGCTACAGAAGTGGCTCCAACCTTGTGGGCTACCAACAGCAGAGCAGCTCCAGTAGCCTAGAAAGCACTTCAAGTGAACAGAGCTCCTATTCCTCTGACTCGCGGCGCTACTCTGTTGGAGATGATACGTCAGACTCTGCAGAAATCAATGACCTTCTGGATGATGCTATGAGTGATGAAGAGGAGGAGGCTCATGGAGCAAACAAACCAAGAGTCGCGCCA CGTAAGAGACGTAGTCACATGATGGCAACAAGCGAAGATAATGCTGGAAACTTAGTGTACAGTGTCAGCATGTATCGATCCCGCAG ATATTTACATGAGCCAAATTCTCCTAAGAAGAAAATTATTCGCAATAGAGAGTTTGAGGACTCGATTCGTGAAGAGGAAATTGAGATGCCTACACAACTACCCCCTGAAGTAGAGCGCAAAAGCATTCAGGAAAGAATACAG GAGCTGCAGGAGCTAGTTAGCCAGGAACAGAGTGTTATCATGCAGACAAGTAACGCTCTTAACCAGTGTTGTTCCAGCAACTCCTACTTCCAGGGCTCACCAGAGCAAGTGGAGTGCAACCGCCTCTTGCTTATTGCAT GCCAAAAACGACAAGCTTATCTGACAGAGATTCAGCGATTGAAAGAGACAGGGTGTTTAGACCCCCCAGGATCAGGGCCCAGAGGATCCCTAACCATAAGTGACATCAGACTGCCACTAAAGAAAGAGTTTGTCACCAAGATTGGAACTGCTTCAG acaACACAGTACATTATTTTCTGTTGCTGATCAGGAATCATGCCCAAGTAATAGTCACACAGATGCTGTCAACACATGATCCAATGATGAGGGGGAGTCTAGATTTTCCCAACCTGATCAAAATCCATGGTATCTGTGGCAACTTTAAACTAAACCTTGAAATATACAGCATG tCAATATCAAGAGAAGCAATCAAGGACAAGAAAAGAAAGACTCCCAAAAAGCTTCCCAAAGGACATCTTGTACCAG ATTACTATTTAGCCCCAAGCCCTGGCGGTCCTACAGCTGTTAGGACAACTAGCTTCACCCTAATCACAACCCTCCCCATCACCATGAGGGCCCTGGACAAGACCTGCTTCACACTGGAAAGG ATTCCATACTTGTCTCCTCTACATGGAACAATTTACATGAGATTGAAGTGTTTGATGGAACAAAATGTGGAGGAAAGAGGCTTTTTG ACCATGTTTGAGGATGTCAGTGGGTTTGGTGCTTGGCACAGGAGATGGTCCGCTCTTCAGGGAAACAAACTCTGTTTCTGGAAGTATCCCGATGAAGAAACAAGAAAG GAACCAATGGGAATCATTGACTTGAAGAGATGTGTGACAGAGAAGGTGGGTCTGATCCCCCGGGACATCTGTGCCAGACCTAACACGTTTGAGCTGGTGACCGTGCGTCAGCCCCGGAGAGGGGAGGAGGACACACTGGTCAGCAAGACATACAACACCATGACATCCATCAG GCATATGATATCTGCTGATACTAAAGAAGAGAGAATCAACTGGTGTAACAAGATAAACCGTGCCCTGGCCAACATCAGGACATGGCACTCGGACGCTCTGCGCCCCATCAAAATGCCGACCACCAAAGAATGA
- the LOC105332001 gene encoding anillin isoform X3: protein MSETHQEVCDSSFEELANKTIEDIDKSPSDLGSFEEIAVESFQELEKYNDAKLSSGDLQRLLEKTRQRREVLNQKLGKTPEATPRKRILEQNQARENVPAVSITSKDGSPGKRQCVRGEENMVHPDTPAINGVKSRMQALNKQREQFSEKDSEMVDISNEPAMQKVTTIRREAAVAFKENIEETTTSTGRRGRFAHLAQAINNWEDDLSHPTIHKPEEPKPRWQPPKPATEAPPAKPPRVEADPSPPQQSVKPPPAPPAPAAPSPKKTYAPQPPTAQSSASSKLPTNSVCKSVLDRTKVSKEKTEDPTTKSVSERLNTWKASETPKKEKQVDPSQQPVSAKKAVWEQKISTPTATVSKVHQPVRQMATPVSDKPPLPKPQSSETQNPNVTAAQPEVRVEKDDPAAQPVSARMASWQQRTSESTPRKEEEPTAYSVTARMSAWEEMSSSNKVSYIKKVDPGSVSPGKKSPVKAPVFGSAKKPTPVKAIGQTSENKAVTPTKAVKDHLMQKAGHIKASMDSPQQTGGNPGKIGSATKMMQQKLFEQATHGKTADVAEKLRRERMEEVQKIQHRHDNGILKEGRPEKTPSDTEDQKLTSDLGNNRREAIRAKARADDNSDASYDFNGKKGQEQPGSQAKPQVAPASQNAKSKPSPSIYRLISQKRNEKPSMSGDTDRRSDDSFDSTEDEELYTRRPQSSTQEEEATTDDGMQRLPSDSESDVGPQARQPVFEEESDCDDVSFSAFVPASVRRQSVLPSGPHQESEPMENRPKPSVNPVAPVPSSYRSGSNLVGYQQQSSSSSLESTSSEQSSYSSDSRRYSVGDDTSDSAEINDLLDDAMSDEEEEAHGANKPRVAPRKRRSHMMATSEDNAGNLVYSVSMYRSRRYLHEPNSPKKKIIRNREFEDSIREEEIEMPTQLPPEVERKSIQERIQELQELVSQEQSVIMQTSNALNQCCSSNSYFQGSPEQVECNRLLLIACQKRQAYLTEIQRLKETGCLDPPGSGPRGSLTISDIRLPLKKEFVTKIGTASDNTVHYFLLLIRNHAQVIVTQMLSTHDPMMRGSLDFPNLIKIHGICGNFKLNLEIYSMSISREAIKDKKRKTPKKLPKGHLVPDYYLAPSPGGPTAVRTTSFTLITTLPITMRALDKTCFTLERIPYLSPLHGTIYMRLKCLMEQNVEERGFLTMFEDVSGFGAWHRRWSALQGNKLCFWKYPDEETRKEPMGIIDLKRCVTEKVGLIPRDICARPNTFELVTVRQPRRGEEDTLVSKTYNTMTSIRHMISADTKEERINWCNKINRALANIRTWHSDALRPIKMPTTKE from the exons atgtctGAAACTCATCAAGAAGTGTGTGATTCCTCGTTTGAAGAGCTTGCAAATAAAACGATTGAGGATATTGATAAATCGCCATCAGATTTGGGATCTTTTGAGGAAATAGCAGTGGAGTCTTTTCAGGAGCTTGAAAAGTACAATGATGCAAAACTTTCGTCAGGCGATCTGcag AGGCTGCTGGAGAAAACAAGACAACGCAGGGAAGTATTGAACCAGAAGCTGGGAAAGACACCAGAGGCTACTCCAAGGAAGCGTATATTGGAGCAGAATCAGGCCAGAGAAAATGTACCAGCTGTGTCCATCACCTCAAAAGATG GTTCTCCAGGTAAGAGACAGTGTGTCCGTGGGGAGGAGAATATGGTGCACCCTGACACACCGGCCATTAATGGGGTCAAATCCAGAATGCAGGCCCTGAACAAACAGAGGGAACAGTTCTCAG AAAAAGATTCAGAAATGGTTGATATATCTAATGAACCAGCCATGCAGAAAGTTACTACGATTCGGAGAGAGGCTGCGGTAGCCTTCAAGGAAAATATTGAAGAGACTACGACATCCACTGGCAGAAGGGGGCGATTTGCTCATCTAGCTCAAGCTATCAACAATTGGGAGGATGATCTTAGTCATCCAACAATTCA taaaccaGAGGAACCCAAACCAAGATGGCAACCACCAAAGCCTGCTACTGAGGCACCTCCTGCTAAACCCCCTAGAGTGGAGGCCGACCCCAGTCCTCCTCAGCAGTCAGTGAAGCCTCCACCAGCACCACCTGCCCCGGCAGCCCCCTCCCCAAAGAAAACATATGCCCCACAACCCCCTACTGCACAATCCTCTGCATCCAGTAAATTGCCAACCAACAGTGTATGCAAATCTGTGCTTGACAGAACTAAAGTTTCTAAAGAGAAAACTGAAGACCCAACCACTAAATCTGTTTCTGAGAGACTAAACACCTGGAAGGCCTCTGAAACTCCCAAAAAG GAGAAGCAAGTAGATCCATCACAGCAGCCAGTTTCTGCCAAGAAGGCAGTGTGGGAACAAAAGATATCAACACCCACTGCTACAGTCAGTAAAGTGCACCAGCCTGTCAGACAGATGGCTACCCCAGTGTCTGATAAACCACCACTTCCCAAACCACAGTCCTCAGAGACACAGAATCCTAATGTAACGGCAGCACAACCAGAGGTGCGAGTGGAGAAGGATGACCCTGCTGCTCAGCCCGTGTCAGCCAGGATGGCATCTTGGCAGCAGAGAACGTCAGAGTCTACCCCAAGGAAAGAAGAGGAGCCTACTGCATACTCTGTCACAGCTAGAATGTCAGCATGGGAGGAAATGTCGTCCAGTAACAAAGTCTCTTATATCAAGAAGGTGGACCCTGGCAGTGTCTCTCCGGGGAAGAAATCTCCAGTTAAAGCCCCTGTGTTTGGTAGTGCCAAAAAGCCTACTCCGGTGAAAGCCATTGGCCAGACCTCAGAAAACAAAGCGGTCACACCAACAAAGGCTGTTAAGGATCACTTGATGCAGAAAGCTGGTCACATCAAGGCATCAATGGATAGCCCACAGCAGACAGGAGGCAATCCAGGAAAGATTGGCAGTGCCACAAAAATGATGCAGCAGAAACTGTTTGAGCAGGCTACTCATGGCAAAACAGCAGATGTGGCTGAAAAGCTAAGACGAGAAAGGATGGAAGAAGTACAGAAAATTCAGCATCGGCATGACAACGGTATATTGAAAGAGGGAAGACCAGAAAAG ACTCCAAGTGACACTGAGGACCAAAAACTGACTTCAGACTTAGGAAACAACAGACGGGAAGCGATTCGAGCCAAAGCTAGAGCTG ATGACAACAGTGATGCCTCTTATGATTTCAATGGAAAGAAAGGACAAGAGCAGCCTGGGTCTCAGGCTAAACCCCAGGTGGCGCCTGCCTCCCAGAATGCCAAGAGCAAACCCTCACCCAGCATATACCGCCTGATATCACAGAAGAGGAATGAGAAACCTAGTATGTCTGGAGACACTGACAGGAGATCAGATGACAGTTTTGACAGCACAGAGGACGAGGAGCTATACACAAGAAGACCGCAGTCCTCCACACAGGAAGAGGAAGCTACCACAGATGATGGGATGCAGAGACTGCCTAGCGACTCAGAGAGTGATGTTGGCCCTCAAGCCCGGCAGCCTGTGTTTGAAGAAGAGTCTGACTGTGATGATGTGAGTTTTAGTGCTTTTGTTCCCGCCTCTGTCCGGCGACAGAGCGTACTGCCAAGTGGTCCTCATCAGGAGTCGGAACCTATGGAAAACAGGCCCAAGCCCTCAGTCAATCCTGTTGCTCCTGTTCCTTCCAGCTACAGAAGTGGCTCCAACCTTGTGGGCTACCAACAGCAGAGCAGCTCCAGTAGCCTAGAAAGCACTTCAAGTGAACAGAGCTCCTATTCCTCTGACTCGCGGCGCTACTCTGTTGGAGATGATACGTCAGACTCTGCAGAAATCAATGACCTTCTGGATGATGCTATGAGTGATGAAGAGGAGGAGGCTCATGGAGCAAACAAACCAAGAGTCGCGCCA CGTAAGAGACGTAGTCACATGATGGCAACAAGCGAAGATAATGCTGGAAACTTAGTGTACAGTGTCAGCATGTATCGATCCCGCAG ATATTTACATGAGCCAAATTCTCCTAAGAAGAAAATTATTCGCAATAGAGAGTTTGAGGACTCGATTCGTGAAGAGGAAATTGAGATGCCTACACAACTACCCCCTGAAGTAGAGCGCAAAAGCATTCAGGAAAGAATACAG GAGCTGCAGGAGCTAGTTAGCCAGGAACAGAGTGTTATCATGCAGACAAGTAACGCTCTTAACCAGTGTTGTTCCAGCAACTCCTACTTCCAGGGCTCACCAGAGCAAGTGGAGTGCAACCGCCTCTTGCTTATTGCAT GCCAAAAACGACAAGCTTATCTGACAGAGATTCAGCGATTGAAAGAGACAGGGTGTTTAGACCCCCCAGGATCAGGGCCCAGAGGATCCCTAACCATAAGTGACATCAGACTGCCACTAAAGAAAGAGTTTGTCACCAAGATTGGAACTGCTTCAG acaACACAGTACATTATTTTCTGTTGCTGATCAGGAATCATGCCCAAGTAATAGTCACACAGATGCTGTCAACACATGATCCAATGATGAGGGGGAGTCTAGATTTTCCCAACCTGATCAAAATCCATGGTATCTGTGGCAACTTTAAACTAAACCTTGAAATATACAGCATG tCAATATCAAGAGAAGCAATCAAGGACAAGAAAAGAAAGACTCCCAAAAAGCTTCCCAAAGGACATCTTGTACCAG ATTACTATTTAGCCCCAAGCCCTGGCGGTCCTACAGCTGTTAGGACAACTAGCTTCACCCTAATCACAACCCTCCCCATCACCATGAGGGCCCTGGACAAGACCTGCTTCACACTGGAAAGG ATTCCATACTTGTCTCCTCTACATGGAACAATTTACATGAGATTGAAGTGTTTGATGGAACAAAATGTGGAGGAAAGAGGCTTTTTG ACCATGTTTGAGGATGTCAGTGGGTTTGGTGCTTGGCACAGGAGATGGTCCGCTCTTCAGGGAAACAAACTCTGTTTCTGGAAGTATCCCGATGAAGAAACAAGAAAG GAACCAATGGGAATCATTGACTTGAAGAGATGTGTGACAGAGAAGGTGGGTCTGATCCCCCGGGACATCTGTGCCAGACCTAACACGTTTGAGCTGGTGACCGTGCGTCAGCCCCGGAGAGGGGAGGAGGACACACTGGTCAGCAAGACATACAACACCATGACATCCATCAG GCATATGATATCTGCTGATACTAAAGAAGAGAGAATCAACTGGTGTAACAAGATAAACCGTGCCCTGGCCAACATCAGGACATGGCACTCGGACGCTCTGCGCCCCATCAAAATGCCGACCACCAAAGAATGA